The sequence below is a genomic window from Pseudomonas cremoricolorata.
TCACCACGGCGGCGCTGGGGCTGACCCTGCTGATCAAGACGTCAGAGGTGGCCTTCTGGGTGGTCAAGCTGATCGGCGCGGGCTACTTGCTGTGGCTGGGGGTCAAGGTGCTGCGTTCGCGCAGCCTGGTGACCTTCACCGCCACCGCGCAGCAGCCGCTGCGCACGATCTTTCTCACCGGCTTCCTGTCGGCCGCGCTCAATCCCAAGCCTGGGCTGTTCGTGCTGGCGTTCATTCCGCAGTTCGTCGATCCGGTACTGGGCTCGGTCACCGTGCAGATGCTGGTCTACGGGCTGTGGTTCGCCCTGCTCACAGCGGTTGGCTTCGCCTTGATGGGGGTCTTCGCCACCCGGCTATCGGGCTGCATCAAAGCGCGGCCACGACTGGCTGATGGGCTGAATATGGGGGCAGGCATGACGTTCATCGCAGCCGGGCTGTCGATTGCGGCGTTGAGTCAGAAGTAAGGGAGGTTTTCAGAGGGCAATAGACGCTGGGCCTGATGATCAGGCCCAGGCGAGTGCTTCAGATGTCCAGCAGCGGCTGGACCTCGTAAGCGGGCGTTTCATACGGGTGGTGCTGGCGCAACGCATCGATCACCGCAGTGATCGCCTCGTCGGCCACCACCAGCTCGACCTTCCATTCTTCCAGTACCTCGACCTCGCCGGCGCGACCGATGAAGGGCTGGCTGCCCTGCATCGGCCGAAACTGGCCCTGGCCCAGGGTCTGCCAGGCGCAATGCTCGTAGTCGCCGATGCGTCCGCCGCCAGCGGCGAACACCGCGGCCTTGACCTGTTCGACATGGCTGTCCGGAACGAAGAAGGCCAGCTTGTACACCGTCAGTCCACCCATACCCGAGCGTTGCGGAACATGCGCATCAGCGCTGCATCTTCCTGCCACTCATCCGGGCGCCACGAGTTCTGCACCGCGCGGAAGACCCGCTCGGGGTGAGGCATCATGATCGTCACGCGGCCGTCACGGCTGGTCAGCCCGGTGATGCCACGGGGCGAGCCGTTGGGGTTGGCCGGGTAGGTTTCGGTGACCTTGCCGTGGTTGTCGACGAAGCGCAGCGCCA
It includes:
- a CDS encoding LysE family translocator, whose protein sequence is MFPMKIWLAYTTACLLLVLSPGPDNLLAIGRGLSQGRLAALVSGVSSGMGIVFHITTAALGLTLLIKTSEVAFWVVKLIGAGYLLWLGVKVLRSRSLVTFTATAQQPLRTIFLTGFLSAALNPKPGLFVLAFIPQFVDPVLGSVTVQMLVYGLWFALLTAVGFALMGVFATRLSGCIKARPRLADGLNMGAGMTFIAAGLSIAALSQK
- a CDS encoding YqfO family protein — protein: MYKLAFFVPDSHVEQVKAAVFAAGGGRIGDYEHCAWQTLGQGQFRPMQGSQPFIGRAGEVEVLEEWKVELVVADEAITAVIDALRQHHPYETPAYEVQPLLDI